GCAACAGTTCTCTCTGGAATGAGATACTCCTGGTTCACTCTGGCTGCAGAGGCACTTGAAAAACTGGTAGCCAACCAACACTGGAGACAGTGTGTTTCATGCATTTAGCATAACCAATATACTTGCAATAAAATGCATTGGTATCACAATGTCTTGCCCATCCTTAACTCATTGTCATGTTGATTCACAATACAAAGCGTGGCAACATCCCATCCCTGTGATACTGTAGTCACCATTATGACAAGCTAGTAAAATTTCTCGAACAAAGCAGCGATTGCTAATACAACTACTGTAAGGATAGATACCAACTTTTGGCATACATCACTTCACAAGTTTCCAAAGATGCATACATAATGCCCTGTGAATACAATAGGAATGTCTTTCACATGTGTCTTGAACTTTTTTGCTGTGTTTCAACTTATTAAGAAATTTTTGATCATCTGCACCCTCCCCATGTCTGAGAAAACTcatcttgttgattttaaatatcAAATATAGTTCATTATTGCTACTATGAGActcttttaattgttatttttgttATAAATCACATTTAGATGCAACAAAAGCACTCGAACTGAAATCCTTCATCACTGTTCTTCTTCTGGTTGTCACAAAAGTCGAAAGCTCACTAGTAAATGTAACTCTAATTCTTCAAAAGGCATGATGATAACCTTTGCctataaaattatttattgaccATGATGACCTCTAAAGGATTTTACACAACTGTGAACTCCAGTTATGAGTCATTAACCAGTTATAATTTTCACGCTGAAGATAATACAGGatgtaacaaaattttattcaatCAAAAAAGGCAACCAAATCTTGCAATGAGAAATTCATTCAGTACAGAAATCTAAAAAACAACATTGCCTAACTGCTCATCCATATTAGGTGGTGTTTGAATACTGTACACACTTTGCAGATCTCCACTTATAACAAATATTTTAGTGCAACATATGTAAGAACAAAAATACAACCATGTATCAATTATTAATAATCCAGCCCTTGTATTATTTACATATTAATGAGTATGACTGTATATTTTATTCTATTCTAGAAGTCATTCTGTATTATTACATATTATGAAAATTGTGGTAAATAAACAGTCTGCACATTTATTGTTCACATTTGTTCTTTATTGTGTCTGATTCTAAGGGattacaatatttattaaattgatatagttttttatatattttcaaagTCCCTCACTGAAACTTCTTGTGAGTATTGAGATGTTTTGTCATGTCGTTCTTCTGAGCAAATGCTTTCCCACACTCTGGACATGGATAAGGTTTCTCTCCAGTATGAGTACGTATATGTACCACAAGATGAGGCCTGCGCCGGAAAGTTTTTGAACAATAGGTACACGAATGTGGCCGGGCATCTGTATGGACAACTTGATgaagcctatgttgttgttgtgtccGAAATGTCTTTGGGCAGTACTGACAAAGGAATGGCTTCTCACCTGTATGAATTCGAGAATGATTCAGGAGGGTGGCTTTTGCAGTGAAGCTTCGATGGCACACTTTACAAATAAAATCCCTTACACCACCATGAATAGTACGAATATGTCGGTGTAGGGCCCCTGACTGGGCAAATCTTTTCTCACACTGGGAGCATTGCCATCTCTTTTCACCTGTGTGACTTATATTATGCAGCAGCAAGAGCTTTTGGCTTTTGCACACTTTGAAACAAACACCACATATAAATTCTTTACCTAGTTTTTTCACATGAGTTCTCCTTTTGTTAGGCTTTTGGGAACAGCCTTTACTCAAATGACGAGACAAATGTGATTTTCGTTTATAACAGGTGCCACAAAGAGAGCATTCAAACGGTCGATCTTCACTATGGCTGATATGGTGTTCACTTAGATCTTTCTCGTGCAaaaagagcttaccacaaatttcacaaATATTGGGTGGGGATTCTGGATGCTGCCGCTTGTGTTCTAGAagttctgccttgcgacaaaattTCATTTCACAAATTTCACATTTTAGTTTTGCTTTCAATGTACCAAAATGACTTCTCATATGCTGCTTAAGACTTGACTTCAACTTGTAATTTTTTCTGCAAAGTGTACACACAAAACGGTTGTTTGTTAAAGTAAGCGGATGAGAAAATGGCCCTTTCCCCATATTTTTACAAGAGTCCATGTGTTTTCTAAGTGACAGTGACAACCGAAAGCTTTTCCCACAATATCTACAGTAAAATGGAGTAACACCAGTGTGAATTCTCATGTGAGTCAGAAACACAGCCTCATTTCTGAATTGTTTTCCACAGTGTGGACAAGAAAtaattttccttacttgaactaACTTTGAATGACACTTTCTACCACTTTTACCAAGTTGACTTTTAACACATTTGAAAATAAAGAGGGGTTGACTCACTACTTCTCTTTCTCTATTTTCTTCACTGGTACTCTGTTGAACCACATAATCTGATTTTATGTAGTTGTGATCactcatggcagtgtcatctgtagCCACTGTACCATTTTCTGTTAGTACTTTATCTAGTACATTTATTCCATCACATTTTCTAGCCAATGTTGCATTTTCTGTGATGTGTATATCTCCTTTCTCCCCAGTAACATCACATAGATAGTATTCGTCTTCTCCACCTTCTGTTGCAACATAGATTGAATAAATAAGTATTCCATTAGTATCTGATACCACTGAACTTTCTCCTACAGttaactgagcagctgcattatccTTTCCCTCTCGTTTGATTACTGCAGATTCATCAACAGTTGGTATCTTCAGTTCTCTTGACCTGCAACACAAGGTGTGCAGTGCTGTTACAATGGTGGTAAATCACCTAATGCACAAAATTTTAACTTCGTATATGTTACATTAAATGTCACCATCTTTTATTATCTGCCTGCAAATCATACTTTATGAGCacattgttcacacacacacacacacacacacacactgagatcaTCAGTAGATCTAACTGAAGCAAATTATTAAGGTACTCACTCACCACCACTCATGTTGCTACTGTTCATTCAGAAAAAACCACTCTCTATCTATCAGAAAAGTTGAATGAAATGGGCCCAAATTCCTTTAAACGCTCAGTCTCTGAGGGTTAAAACATGGATTCTTCTTTGAGGCTCAAGAGAGTCTAAATTATGCCAGCAACTGTCACTGAGAACTCACTGCCCGAACAACAGCATTTATCTGTCTGGACAAGAAACATAAGACATCACTTGtaactttctttcttgttttctaTCAATTGCCTTGTCAATCTGTCATCCTCAAGTCATTTATGCTTCTTATCCCTCTCCTTCATATATCATACATAACTATTATTATAAGAAGCAAAATATGAGAGCTATTCAGAAAATAGATTACACTTTGGTATAACTAAGCACAGGAAAAAAATTGTGACACTTAAATACTAACTTTTACGATATCTCCACACGAATTTAGGCACTTTTCACTGCAGTGAACAAGGTTTGATATTCCTTTGTCATAAAATTCAGCTGCATGAAATTTCAACTCGTTGGTTTGAGACTTCAACCAGTTAGAGAAGCCCTTCCGCAGTTCCATCTCATCACCAAAGCACTGTGTTGCAAGCCAGGTCTTCATCGTTGGAAACAGATGGTAGACACTGGGTGCAAGATCCAGACCGTATGGCAGATGAGGAAATATATCCCACTTAAAAGCACTGAATACTTCTCGAGCATGATTTGCCTTGTGTTGTCAAGCATGGTTGTGCAAGAACATAATTTTTGAGTTTAACTTTTTGCTTATTCTGAATCACTCttcttaagttttccaaagcttTACAATACCTCACAGAGCTTTTTATTGTGCCACACTCAAGAAAATCAACAGGAAGCACATCTTACCTGTCTCAAAAAAGCAGTCATCATAATCTttcttggagacagtgtttgcaagaATTTTCTAATTTTTGGGGGGTTTTTGTGTGCTTCCACTCCACAGATTGAAATCTGGTGTGCAGTTCACTTGTTTGACTCAACTTTTGTCTGTAGTTATGACTCAGTCAAGTAATGAGTCACAATCTTTTTATAAGAATCCACAAATGTCAGTGACATGGCCATGTGTTGGTTCTTGtggttttctgtcaaaatttttcgtacccatcttgctcaaatattttGATAGTCTAGCTTCTGTACAACAATTTTATGCAACAAATGTTGTGAAATTTGAGGAAAACCAAATGAGATCTCTCTCATTATTAAGTGGTGGTTTTCTTGAATCTTCCATTGACTTTTGCAAGCAGTTCATTAGTCACAATGGTTGGTCATCCATCTTGCTCTTCATTGTGAATATTAGTTTGGCCACTTTTAAACCTAATGCACCATTGGTACACTTCATCTTCAATGATTACACtgtttctgtgcacttcacacagtttccaataaatttcaattagtttaTGGATTTTTGGTAACAAAAACCTTATTACCGACCACACttcacaattttcaaataaggCACACGTATAAAACTTCTACTACAAAATAACATGAAAAGACATGAATGTCTCACTGGTATGGCTGGAAGCCAACTTCGTGGACAAAAGTTCAGATGACACAACAGTACCAGCCATACCCATTGTTGCTGCAGGTGAAAATGTAATCTACTTCCTGGATAGTCCTCATACAGTGAATATTCTGTCACCCAAATGTAAAGCCATCAATCCCTTTTTCTTCCACTTTTACTTTTCCAAAACTGGGTCTACTTCTACTCCCAGCTATCAAAAGCCAGTAACAGTATATGGTTGTAAATTTGGTATAAAAAGTCTTGGCAGAATGTAACTAATTTAGGAATAATACTGAATAGTAGCAAAGTTGAGTGGTTTGGAAGCTACCAGGCTTGGTGAGATGTTGAAAATATTAATTCTGccttactatcactataattggaAGAATTCTCtttttacaataacaataaacatgaAGAGATCAGAACAGGTATCGACTCGACATCAGTGTCCAGTTATTTGAGTGCACAGGTACCACTCTAGTAGTTAGCTATGATAGGCAATGTGCCAACAGGATTCCTACAGTTTGTAGGTTCTTCAAGCAGACTGCCTATCACGGTTAACTAGTAACGTGGCATTCACACACTCAAATAACTGTACAATAACATCAAGGTGATTCGGAGAGTTGTCTACTAAAGAACACAATCTTATACAGTTTTAGTTGCCACTATTTTTATCACAAAACAACAAGTAAGCAGAAAAGCTCAAGTTcatatattacatttgttttataCTCAGCAGTAAACTTAATGAAATCATCAAAAAGAATATATATCAAGCATGATTACTTCTATTTTGTTCAAATGTCTTCTGGAAGACTGCATTTCCATAAGTTGTTTGTTGTACTATAGTCAATCATTACTTCtaacaaaatatattattttcttcctGTGGTTTATTTTCTAATTAAATAATTTGAGACTTACAGTTACTCCATGTTTCAGCAATATTGTTGTaagtttccataaatcacttcaggcaa
This Schistocerca nitens isolate TAMUIC-IGC-003100 chromosome 1, iqSchNite1.1, whole genome shotgun sequence DNA region includes the following protein-coding sequences:
- the LOC126258921 gene encoding zinc finger protein ZFP2-like isoform X1, translated to MQTTIVECHRSVTPDEDATSDQFHQLCRFCAKKNSCMMPIFRGQGLTDDLPSKIKAYVPVEVSEDDTLPLQICSPCVQCLTMWHEFITGCLKADENLRVTYQEILKAKAGRDGSKSVSEERDNQQIAEAGTPVQQQDKMSLSTVEMTNENEADTTPETGSNERSRELKIPTVDESAVIKREGKDNAAAQLTVGESSVVSDTNGILIYSIYVATEGGEDEYYLCDVTGEKGDIHITENATLARKCDGINVLDKVLTENGTVATDDTAMSDHNYIKSDYVVQQSTSEENREREVVSQPLFIFKCVKSQLGKSGRKCHSKLVQVRKIISCPHCGKQFRNEAVFLTHMRIHTGVTPFYCRYCGKSFRLSLSLRKHMDSCKNMGKGPFSHPLTLTNNRFVCTLCRKNYKLKSSLKQHMRSHFGTLKAKLKCEICEMKFCRKAELLEHKRQHPESPPNICEICGKLFLHEKDLSEHHISHSEDRPFECSLCGTCYKRKSHLSRHLSKGCSQKPNKRRTHVKKLGKEFICGVCFKVCKSQKLLLLHNISHTGEKRWQCSQCEKRFAQSGALHRHIRTIHGGVRDFICKVCHRSFTAKATLLNHSRIHTGEKPFLCQYCPKTFRTQQQHRLHQVVHTDARPHSCTYCSKTFRRRPHLVVHIRTHTGEKPYPCPECGKAFAQKNDMTKHLNTHKKFQ